Proteins found in one Paenibacillus dendritiformis genomic segment:
- a CDS encoding DUF4912 domain-containing protein translates to MMVKNPDTLFAYWHISPRRRAAAERHYDRPWSAMTKNIRLYAAPIPERLRSGNGDMPLPYHDCRDSRVQGNETASAYLRPVLPGGAHAADFGILDDDSQFVPLVRSSILCIPMSAHAYAHSARLHSASSGIMPPKSEAGSLFEQFSVYTLYSKHEGVHA, encoded by the coding sequence CTGATGGTGAAGAACCCGGACACCCTGTTCGCGTACTGGCATATCTCCCCGCGCAGGCGGGCTGCCGCGGAACGGCATTACGACCGTCCCTGGAGCGCGATGACGAAGAACATCCGTCTGTACGCCGCGCCGATTCCTGAACGGCTGCGGTCCGGGAACGGGGATATGCCGCTTCCTTATCACGATTGCCGCGATTCCAGAGTCCAAGGGAATGAAACGGCTTCCGCATATCTTCGTCCTGTGCTGCCCGGAGGAGCCCATGCGGCGGATTTCGGCATTCTGGATGACGACTCCCAATTCGTGCCGCTTGTCCGTTCTTCCATTCTATGCATCCCTATGTCCGCACATGCCTATGCCCATTCGGCCCGGCTCCATTCGGCTTCATCCGGAATCATGCCGCCCAAGTCCGAGGCCGGCTCTCTATTCGAGCAATTTTCCGTATATACGCTATATTCCAAGCATGAAGGAGTCCACGCATGA
- a CDS encoding KTSC domain-containing protein has translation MKPNMLFIGSKQIDYVQYDEASGQLYIHYATGRTDAYCSVSPHWYERLLHSENRYDDVVQLTVRSRSESSDQRAVSVDRGSRSN, from the coding sequence ATGAAGCCTAACATGCTGTTCATTGGTTCGAAGCAGATCGACTATGTCCAGTATGACGAAGCAAGCGGGCAGCTCTATATTCATTACGCAACCGGGCGGACGGATGCCTATTGCTCCGTCTCCCCGCATTGGTATGAACGGCTGCTCCATTCTGAGAATCGCTATGATGATGTCGTTCAGTTGACGGTTCGCTCGCGCTCGGAATCAAGTGATCAAAGAGCCGTGTCTGTCGATAGGGGCAGCAGATCAAATTAG
- a CDS encoding ATP-binding protein: MEWITANKAEQGSKEGITLVLDPIREPWFRSAQALYSTQMARNKYESVLQQMDSGIVLFDSSGVLSFINVEAAKLLDIPRKALIGCSLRELLFHPLLKQDKRKKILRLYKDTILTRKRYHEFSDRNDRHYLITVTYGDQMDGDFLFSIKDVSDFKRIEQTAYQNDKLAILGKIAAAIAHEIRNPLTSIRGFIQLLRPHLMHLGKEEYARIILAEIDRANDIIFEFLNSSKPSAPMTSEVPISSLLREVVLLTESEALMKGCEIELEEDLHGDMYCVSIDVKQIKQVILNIIRNAIEAIGHVQEVRQGRIRITSEKEGRYVAIRIRDNGIGMEQKTLEHLFDPFFTTKAEGTGLGLSVSYRIIKNHGGIIDVDSKAEEWTEFVIKLPLVTS, from the coding sequence ATGGAATGGATTACGGCTAATAAGGCAGAACAGGGAAGCAAGGAGGGGATCACATTGGTACTAGACCCGATTCGCGAACCTTGGTTTCGGTCCGCACAGGCATTGTACTCCACCCAGATGGCGCGCAATAAATATGAAAGTGTGCTTCAGCAAATGGATAGCGGCATTGTATTGTTCGATAGCAGCGGCGTTCTTTCGTTTATCAATGTGGAGGCCGCCAAGCTGCTCGATATTCCCCGCAAGGCGCTCATCGGCTGCAGTCTGAGGGAATTACTGTTCCATCCTCTGCTCAAACAGGACAAGCGTAAAAAAATATTGCGATTGTACAAAGATACCATCTTGACACGTAAGCGCTATCATGAATTCTCTGATCGGAATGACAGGCATTACTTAATTACCGTTACTTACGGGGATCAGATGGACGGAGATTTTTTATTCAGCATTAAGGATGTATCGGATTTCAAGCGGATTGAGCAGACGGCGTACCAGAACGACAAGCTGGCGATACTGGGCAAGATTGCGGCCGCCATCGCCCACGAGATACGGAACCCGCTCACGTCGATTCGAGGATTCATCCAGCTGCTGCGCCCGCATCTGATGCATCTGGGCAAGGAAGAGTATGCACGAATCATTCTCGCGGAGATTGACCGCGCGAATGACATCATTTTTGAATTTCTGAATTCATCCAAACCATCCGCCCCAATGACCTCAGAAGTTCCCATCTCCTCCCTGCTCCGCGAAGTCGTACTCCTTACCGAAAGCGAAGCGTTGATGAAAGGCTGCGAAATCGAGCTGGAAGAGGATCTTCACGGCGATATGTACTGCGTGTCGATTGACGTGAAGCAGATTAAGCAGGTCATTTTGAATATTATCCGCAATGCGATTGAAGCGATCGGCCACGTGCAGGAAGTGCGCCAGGGCCGGATTCGCATTACATCGGAGAAGGAAGGCAGGTATGTCGCCATCCGGATACGGGATAACGGAATCGGTATGGAGCAAAAGACGCTCGAGCATTTATTCGACCCCTTCTTCACGACGAAGGCGGAGGGCACCGGCTTGGGATTGTCGGTCAGTTACCGCATTATTAAAAATCATGGAGGGATCATTGACGTAGACAGCAAGGCGGAAGAATGGACGGAATTCGTCATCAAGCTTCCTTTGGTCACATCGTAA